taacgacacaacattaaaatgtaacacgcACGGAatcggactaagcattagacaaaatgcACAACAGtgtcaattttcaaaaaaaagcAGACAGCACATTATTTTCAATAACTATTTAGCTTCaatgattttgaatatttgcCACTTTGATCTAAAGTATTTCGACACAGAACCAGGAgataggagcacagaaccagaACCGTTTAACAATCACCAGCACATCGTCAGGACAATTTCGTTTTCACAAAttctgctttaaaaaaaatattgtaatattctTTGCATGGTATTTTCGAcgtatcagaaaaaaattaagctACAAAACGATTTTTGGCCGTTCCCATACAATGCAAACAAACCAATCAGCACCTGTCACCACCGAATTACCAGCACAGAACGTTCTTACGCAGGCCAACCCTATCTACTTGAAATTGTTAATATGTTCAATTGCagatttcttctttttgtgtAATACACTGTGTTGTGTTGCGTACTACTaagtaaatctttttttttacaatatttctttttatttttttttaaaatggagGGGAAAAAATGCCCCCACCCAattttccccccaaaaaaacccaacaaaaacaacaagatATGGCCAAAAGCAATGTTCCAATTTCCAAATACATCAGAAAAGTACTTAAATAGAAAATTACATACATTACCATCAAATTAATATACCTTCATCAGCATTTAATAGTAACTTCTtaaattaaaagagggacgaaagataccaaagggacagtcaaactcataaatctaaaacgaactgacaacgccatggccaaacATGAAACTGACAGCTAAAACtggtttgttataaattaggccgttggtttttatttcaattgaattCGTTCGTGTTTTTCATGTTAGTGCCTTTGTAagcaaaaaaaaagcataaataGACAATTTAAATGTGAACAATCAAAATTATGACTGAAGCAAGTGACcgttgtattttttattttatatttacgagtTGGCCATATAAAATTAATGATCTTTTGTTTACATATGATTCCTGAATACAACTCCATATATTATGATCTTATAACATATGCAATTTGTAATTCTGTAAGACAAATGACAATCTTTTATGTTGATTAGTCTATGAATAACAAACAGATAATGCTTTGCGATTAAATAAATGCACAAGAGATTAGAACATACTAGCTGCCTCAACATGTACTCCaagattatttatgtttatttcttttttacgTCAAAAAGGAAAGCCTTCCCGTCTTGTCTGTTACAAACAAtgagaatattttgttttttgtcaaagtgAATTCCTGCAGGTTGACACAGTTCATCTGATACTGTTAGAATGTCCCCATAATGTCGACCATCATCATATACAACAAGTACAGTGTTGGTATTTTCATCAGTCACATAGACATTTCCGTCATTATCTGTTATCACACGATTTAAGTTTCGATATTTCTCATTTTCAAACCTCCACAATAGTTTTCCGTCTAGCGCGAAGCAGTTGATTGTTGTGAGTTCTATACAAACAAGCCTGTCTCTGTGTACTGTAATGCCACGGATAGTGCCTAAAGGTAAAGTACGTATAACGTTTCCCGTCAGATCCATCACATGCATTTGCTTTATACTTCTACCAATGACAACGTACAggttattattataatatgatATTCCCCAAAGACAATCACTAGTTTCGATTGTACTGGTGACTTCACCTGTGGATACATTTATTATCAGTATGAATCTGTCAAGTGTACAGGTTACTGCCACAGTAATACTGTCTATGTCTGTTATATAACATGGTCTATAAGGCAAAGGAATATAAAAAACATCAGCTACATCTGTTTTGCGAATAATGAGTTGCTTATTTAAATAGTCGGTAAACACTAGTGTATTGCCTATTTTCATACAGCTGCCGATGTTCATATATTCATTTCTTGacattttaacattcaattgtTGGCGCAAAGTAACAAACACAGGAATGTTGTGTTTGACAGGAGTTTGAGCTTGGGCGAATTCTTCTCTGGTTATTGTCTTTTCTGGAAGAGATAATGAAGcatcatatttattatttgaacatATGATTGGATTTAATTCCTGTTTAGTTAACTGCTTAAATGGACGTATTTTGGATCATACTTCGTTGTTTTTACACTATCTGTTATGAatctttaaacatttcaaatttctatGACTACATTCTCTTagataatatcaaaatttgttagtgtaattttcaattgtcgaattattagatttttttattttaaataccgCTGAAGAGAAACCATCATGATGATGCATGTAAAGATCATTTTAttgtgctgaccaagtgttgttactttgtagctgatccatcatccaagatggccgccagcgggggacttagtttaacataggaccctatgggaaatacatacacatGACTTCTATtaaagaaccactgaatggaataaaaccacaCATGGCATGTATGTTCCCTataaggtgctgaccaagtgttgttactttgtagctgatccatcatccataTGGCTGCTagccggggacttagtttaacataggaccatACGGGAAATATATACAACGGTCTTCTttaagagaaccactgaatggagaATGGAAtcaaaccaaacatggcat
The nucleotide sequence above comes from Mytilus trossulus isolate FHL-02 chromosome 5, PNRI_Mtr1.1.1.hap1, whole genome shotgun sequence. Encoded proteins:
- the LOC134719603 gene encoding uncharacterized protein LOC134719603 isoform X2; this translates as MSVPNAKSVSGCNQKDQTEVYVGMKTTLPPNIPIPVANAIPVSGYNQKNQIDEKTITREEFAQAQTPVKHNIPVFVTLRQQLNVKMSRNEYMNIGSCMKIGNTLVFTDYLNKQLIIRKTDVADVFYIPLPYRPCYITDIDSITVAVTCTLDRFILIINVSTGEVTSTIETSDCLWGISYYNNNLYVVIGRSIKQMHVMDLTGNVIRTLPLGTIRGITVHRDRLVCIELTTINCFALDGKLLWRFENEKYRNLNRVITDNDGNVYVTDENTNTVLVVYDDGRHYGDILTVSDELCQPAGIHFDKKQNILIVCNRQDGKAFLFDVKKK
- the LOC134719603 gene encoding uncharacterized protein LOC134719603 isoform X1 — encoded protein: MVNACYLHFDIQAELFETDIKMEEQMSDISEAISKYSNGSGTNNKITATLLPLSLVGDIESSKSIRCTATGTSESVYGSPLSLEHLRYQIPYQSAIANAEHCCTQILTSTRYRSAATSGQPQGSGAKVSSKLPNRPISAPNARSVLMNTEKVPTVEKTITREEFAQAQTPVKHNIPVFVTLRQQLNVKMSRNEYMNIGSCMKIGNTLVFTDYLNKQLIIRKTDVADVFYIPLPYRPCYITDIDSITVAVTCTLDRFILIINVSTGEVTSTIETSDCLWGISYYNNNLYVVIGRSIKQMHVMDLTGNVIRTLPLGTIRGITVHRDRLVCIELTTINCFALDGKLLWRFENEKYRNLNRVITDNDGNVYVTDENTNTVLVVYDDGRHYGDILTVSDELCQPAGIHFDKKQNILIVCNRQDGKAFLFDVKKK